One segment of Fimbriiglobus ruber DNA contains the following:
- a CDS encoding CBS domain-containing protein, which produces MRHELNAEDGIDFLALVNRLGETDTLVRRHATELKRFAKLRNLIAHHHSHNRPLAVPTLVSVERAEALDALFRSPPLLLSLATKPVAQCQSTDPLGCCVRKMHDGVFSQLPVYEGDRYYGLLTAETIARWLASSFVGDGTGIVDEQIVAEVLRHQEDEENVQFMARTATVAHSLAAFEEFLHRGKRLEAILITNGGHPTESLLGIVTVQDIPKLNQAVNR; this is translated from the coding sequence ATGCGACACGAACTCAATGCCGAGGATGGTATTGATTTCCTCGCCCTCGTGAATCGGCTGGGCGAGACCGACACACTGGTCCGCCGTCACGCCACCGAACTCAAGCGATTCGCAAAGTTAAGGAACCTGATCGCCCACCATCACAGCCACAACCGCCCGTTGGCCGTGCCGACGCTTGTGTCGGTGGAACGGGCGGAAGCCCTGGACGCCCTCTTCCGCTCCCCGCCTCTGCTCCTCTCGCTCGCCACCAAGCCGGTGGCTCAGTGCCAGTCGACCGACCCGCTCGGATGCTGCGTCAGGAAGATGCACGACGGTGTGTTCTCGCAACTCCCGGTGTACGAGGGAGATCGCTACTACGGCCTGCTCACAGCCGAAACCATCGCCCGGTGGTTGGCGTCTTCCTTCGTCGGCGACGGCACGGGGATCGTGGACGAGCAGATTGTCGCCGAAGTCCTGCGGCACCAGGAGGACGAAGAAAACGTGCAGTTCATGGCGAGGACGGCAACAGTCGCCCACTCACTCGCCGCATTCGAGGAGTTCCTGCACCGTGGTAAACGGCTGGAAGCGATTCTCATCACCAACGGCGGTCATCCGACCGAATCGCTCCTCGGGATCGTGACCGTCCAAGACATCCCCAAGCTAAACCAAGCGGTCAACCGCTAA
- a CDS encoding twin-arginine translocase TatA/TatE family subunit yields MFGLGMQEILLLLLLGVLLFGRKLPDIGRSLGKTVIEFKKGINGMEEELNSSTSNTSRPSIEPEPVRPPQRVTTQAPRFEDAASSPSSNLPPKV; encoded by the coding sequence ATGTTTGGTCTCGGAATGCAGGAGATTCTCCTGCTGTTGCTTCTGGGCGTTTTGCTGTTCGGCCGCAAGCTCCCGGACATCGGCCGGTCGCTCGGCAAGACGGTGATCGAGTTCAAGAAGGGCATTAACGGCATGGAAGAGGAACTCAATTCCTCGACCTCCAACACCTCCCGGCCGTCGATCGAGCCGGAGCCGGTTCGCCCGCCCCAGCGCGTCACGACGCAAGCCCCCCGCTTCGAAGATGCCGCGTCCAGCCCATCCAGCAATCTGCCGCCGAAGGTGTGA
- a CDS encoding alpha/beta hydrolase family protein, which produces MSATGSGDHARSRFWIATVFAVLAPITALASDEPKAHGTVDELWANFNPRKEALDVKVVREWEKDGIVFRNVTYHIGSFKGKPARMAGFFAFPKGAKNKPGLLHLHGGGQRAFLSEVEFYAKRGYACLSVNWGGREMESAKDGDPNTDWGAVDPTQKNVPGYFNLKPGDKYLDPFESPRNNNWYLLTLGARRGLTFLEQQPEVDPDRLGVYGHSMGGNLTVFVAGTDSRVKAAEPSVGGSGFRTEPWPLLPQVKMETPNGDVKLFKVTLGFESYAPHVKAPLLWLGATNDFHGIMDDTYRTGGLIPHKNVRYAFTPHMNHRFTPEFAVTRSLWFDQHLKKTFTFPKTPDSKLVLATGDHVPEFQVTPDLSQPVADVHIYYSVDPDPRARFWRSATATKKDGTWTAKLPILSVEQPLFAFANVASRLMKEESEPFARPTEQYAISSLLHTAVPKDLRRTGVRATDLPDPLIDDFAHGWRDWYLLEAGNPHHWEFSTRKLADPKWRGQPGQRLAIDVRAEKKNELVLVLTENVFRGYRGKSQDFVAVTQLNGGKNTQTISLEPKDFKTNEGEALSTWQNVDVISLRAYYERGGKLLGSKSWAGNQPKFLKLWWQGS; this is translated from the coding sequence ATGAGCGCCACTGGGTCTGGAGATCACGCTCGGAGTCGTTTCTGGATCGCCACCGTTTTCGCCGTCCTGGCCCCGATTACGGCTCTCGCCTCCGATGAACCGAAAGCCCACGGCACGGTCGATGAACTCTGGGCCAACTTCAATCCTCGGAAAGAAGCCCTCGATGTCAAAGTCGTGCGAGAATGGGAGAAGGACGGGATCGTGTTTCGCAACGTCACATACCACATCGGCAGCTTCAAAGGCAAACCGGCAAGGATGGCAGGCTTCTTCGCCTTCCCCAAAGGGGCGAAGAATAAGCCCGGACTCCTGCACTTGCACGGCGGGGGCCAGCGGGCCTTTCTGAGCGAGGTCGAGTTCTACGCCAAGAGGGGCTACGCCTGCCTGTCGGTCAATTGGGGCGGGCGGGAAATGGAAAGCGCCAAGGACGGCGACCCCAACACGGATTGGGGAGCCGTCGATCCGACGCAGAAGAACGTGCCGGGCTACTTCAACCTGAAGCCCGGCGACAAATACCTCGATCCGTTCGAGTCGCCCCGCAACAACAACTGGTACTTGCTCACCTTGGGGGCCAGACGTGGGCTGACCTTCTTGGAACAACAACCGGAAGTCGATCCCGACCGCTTGGGCGTTTACGGTCATTCGATGGGCGGCAACCTGACCGTCTTCGTTGCCGGGACCGACAGTCGGGTCAAGGCCGCTGAGCCTTCGGTGGGTGGATCGGGTTTCCGAACCGAACCGTGGCCGCTGTTGCCGCAGGTGAAGATGGAGACGCCGAACGGTGACGTGAAACTGTTCAAAGTAACGCTCGGCTTCGAGTCCTATGCACCGCACGTCAAGGCACCGCTTCTGTGGCTGGGGGCGACCAATGATTTCCACGGCATCATGGACGACACCTATCGCACCGGCGGGTTGATCCCGCACAAGAACGTCCGCTACGCCTTCACACCACACATGAACCACCGCTTCACCCCGGAGTTCGCCGTCACGAGGTCGCTCTGGTTCGACCAGCATCTCAAGAAGACGTTCACCTTCCCAAAGACGCCGGACTCGAAGTTGGTTCTGGCAACTGGCGACCATGTTCCCGAGTTCCAGGTGACACCCGATTTGTCGCAGCCGGTGGCCGACGTTCACATCTACTATTCTGTCGATCCCGACCCACGAGCGAGATTCTGGCGGTCGGCCACGGCGACGAAGAAGGACGGCACCTGGACGGCCAAGCTGCCCATCCTGAGCGTTGAGCAGCCCCTTTTCGCCTTCGCCAACGTCGCATCCCGGCTGATGAAGGAAGAGTCGGAACCCTTTGCTCGCCCGACCGAACAGTATGCGATTAGTTCCCTACTCCACACGGCAGTCCCGAAAGACCTTCGGCGAACCGGCGTGAGGGCGACGGACCTACCCGACCCGTTGATCGACGACTTCGCCCACGGCTGGCGGGACTGGTATCTGCTGGAGGCAGGGAACCCTCACCATTGGGAGTTCTCGACCCGCAAACTGGCCGACCCGAAGTGGCGGGGGCAGCCGGGGCAGCGGCTCGCCATCGACGTGCGGGCCGAGAAGAAGAACGAACTGGTGCTCGTGCTGACCGAGAACGTCTTCCGAGGCTACAGGGGCAAGTCGCAGGACTTCGTGGCCGTGACGCAGCTCAACGGTGGCAAGAACACGCAAACCATTTCACTGGAGCCGAAGGATTTCAAGACCAACGAAGGTGAGGCACTGTCCACATGGCAGAACGTCGATGTCATCAGCTTGCGGGCGTATTACGAGAGGGGAGGCAAATTGCTCGGCAGCAAGAGTTGGGCGGGCAATCAGCCAAAGTTTCTGAAACTCTGGTGGCAAGGAAGTTGA
- a CDS encoding helix-turn-helix domain-containing protein codes for MGKRSVPIQHAGIVDRFAARLREVRTARGMTQVELARRANVTPNYIGRLENAGAAPGIDLVERLATALGTTSTDLLPTTAPADPQTVLREQAHRLLDRLVQDQEALTFLVPLMARLAGGRIAPGG; via the coding sequence ATGGGAAAAAGAAGTGTGCCGATTCAGCACGCCGGTATAGTGGACCGCTTCGCCGCACGTCTGCGGGAGGTGAGGACCGCTAGGGGTATGACGCAGGTGGAACTAGCCCGCCGAGCGAACGTCACCCCAAACTACATCGGAAGGTTGGAGAACGCTGGCGCCGCCCCAGGCATAGATTTGGTGGAGCGTTTAGCGACGGCTCTAGGAACCACATCGACAGACCTGCTGCCGACAACAGCTCCAGCCGACCCGCAGACAGTGCTTCGGGAGCAGGCTCACCGCCTCCTCGACCGACTGGTTCAGGACCAGGAAGCGCTTACCTTTCTCGTCCCCCTGATGGCCCGACTGGCGGGTGGCAGAATCGCCCCCGGCGGTTAA
- a CDS encoding DUF6508 domain-containing protein, translating to MMPTKEEIDAILPFLDRFEAAGFSVGSWKMSEGQFPQFSFEEVVLEFHQALYDNGWVTPAFDWIEWQHSAQEFVESSKKIENADATTIQKLLTTHCRADRFCEGHLASMLENGHVVALLRRLKAIRSRMK from the coding sequence ATGATGCCGACTAAAGAGGAGATCGATGCCATTCTACCTTTCCTTGATAGATTCGAGGCGGCAGGCTTTTCGGTCGGCTCCTGGAAGATGTCGGAAGGTCAGTTTCCCCAGTTCAGCTTCGAGGAGGTCGTCCTGGAGTTCCATCAGGCTCTTTACGACAACGGTTGGGTGACGCCGGCGTTCGACTGGATCGAGTGGCAGCATTCCGCCCAGGAGTTCGTGGAGTCGTCGAAAAAAATCGAGAATGCCGACGCCACCACGATTCAGAAGTTACTTACTACGCACTGCCGGGCGGATCGGTTCTGCGAGGGACATCTAGCCTCCATGTTGGAGAACGGGCATGTCGTCGCACTTTTGCGTAGGCTAAAAGCAATTCGGAGCAGGATGAAGTAA
- a CDS encoding DUF1559 domain-containing protein, with amino-acid sequence MTHSPNVRRNDRAGFTLIELLVVIAIIAILIGLLLPAVQKVREAAARTTCTNNLKQMGLATHAANDAFGYMPQHGYPWPKSSTALVAKSNFWAILPYLEQTNLYNSLPAGSASNAFNGSGTLAYVKTYICPSDASGITSNGTGAGWNLASYAINCQVFFGQYPNLTSTFTDGTSNTIMYVEHIALCPNPGGNNTATAGRIVWPATNLTTGDPVVYWTGEATGTVPGNIGANGGFASTYPTAMIPDPSNGNVLSWKGPQAAPTLGASGNCDPLTANSGHVGGVLVSLADGSVRSVAASISLRTWNAALTPAGGEVLGSDW; translated from the coding sequence GTGACGCATTCTCCGAACGTCCGCCGCAACGACCGAGCCGGGTTCACGTTGATCGAGTTGCTGGTGGTCATCGCGATCATCGCGATCTTGATCGGGCTACTTTTACCAGCCGTCCAAAAAGTGCGGGAGGCCGCCGCCCGGACGACCTGCACGAACAACCTCAAGCAGATGGGCCTCGCGACCCACGCGGCCAACGACGCCTTCGGGTACATGCCCCAACACGGATACCCGTGGCCCAAGAGTAGTACTGCTCTCGTCGCGAAGTCGAACTTCTGGGCGATCCTGCCCTACTTGGAACAGACGAACCTGTACAACAGTTTGCCAGCGGGCTCCGCTAGTAACGCCTTCAACGGCTCCGGCACCCTGGCGTACGTAAAGACGTACATCTGTCCGTCGGATGCCAGCGGCATCACTTCAAACGGGACGGGGGCGGGTTGGAACCTCGCGAGCTACGCGATCAATTGCCAGGTGTTTTTCGGCCAGTATCCCAACCTGACCAGCACGTTCACCGACGGTACGTCGAACACGATCATGTACGTCGAGCACATCGCCCTTTGCCCCAACCCGGGCGGGAACAACACGGCGACCGCCGGGCGGATCGTGTGGCCGGCGACCAACTTGACCACGGGCGACCCCGTCGTTTACTGGACCGGGGAAGCGACGGGTACGGTGCCCGGGAACATCGGGGCGAACGGCGGGTTCGCCTCGACCTACCCGACGGCCATGATCCCCGACCCGTCGAACGGCAACGTCTTGAGCTGGAAGGGTCCGCAGGCGGCCCCGACCCTCGGCGCGAGCGGCAACTGCGACCCGCTCACGGCGAACTCGGGCCACGTCGGCGGCGTCCTCGTGTCCCTCGCCGACGGCAGCGTCCGGTCGGTTGCGGCGTCCATCTCACTGCGGACGTGGAACGCGGCACTGACCCCCGCTGGCGGGGAAGTCCTCGGGTCCGACTGGTAA
- a CDS encoding AAA domain-containing protein: MRPFEFLASLNALYSEPSYSGLRDILPGRLLASRGDVHPAVVAPVSPCLPQLLGVWSHAWSVIWGPPGTGKTTNVGKQVAECLSDPTERLLVISTTNKSTDESAFAVGRAARNRNARSADSGRILRVGKSAHIEAYQANGLEWLLKGAETDLLQQVGVLLKKLHGTAITHERAIFRKQIQQLRRAMKDASFNAFASGDAQVVVATAFKAMTLLNDPEMRDVIAAGSAPFTTVVIDEAGLISRAAVAALSLYASKRVVLAGDSKQLAPISRISRILPTSQATWLASSGLSHLRSLRQTHEAVCLLREQHRMHPHVSTVVSQYQYDGLLEDGATVLKRAYQCAELLAGQPRSLWYVLDDDGDDDPSIRAERGPGNRSWVREKSRLVLKKLFSDQSLRKARGLYITPFVAQSQDIRAFLAEEGIESWSAATVHSQQGTEADIVIFDTVNAGSTAWPLEEWKRLVNVGLSRAREFVILLATRAEMREPYLRSLILDLAPQVLKWSGSRYAWTKVKPDVEYKVPDEIAGNSDLLGNQISTRKLLRPVMSAEQQRLCGYNMDGKPRLVRGVAGSGKTAVMAHWMVKTLRRMKQSDLKIWAVFANQSLSGLIWDTLNDVWTGEGEQGPFPIEQVELWHIGILWNKLNVRMAGDDRFDYNGAAKLHLEKIGHRSLPAMCHAMFIDEAQDMGPYALQLLTRLVVQSDDSNTNTRSVNIFYDNAQNVYGRPTPKWSEMGLDMRGRSFVMQESFRSTKPITEFALNVLYRLQPSEKSGDHGELIDRGLIERIDRSGEEWWNVRFNQTHGPVPIVKLYTEIDAEFDALGGQLISWIVKDGVPPNDICILYNSQTIRIRLESQVDAKLRTVNARLEVQVGKAFTRDANTVVASTAQSFKGYEAEIVVIAGADKFVAKERGILANNLYVAMTRARSVLAVFGYRGSSEGGNRIMSVLKECHTLLTEVPAVQAESSMLDVAEELLRKIGVKHRAWLKSVLKKQTIEQDPIYADDGEVIADPLFWFDQDGIQYACFVEGPKQAIANRLEDAGIKVLLPGAGIE; encoded by the coding sequence GTGCGTCCGTTCGAGTTCCTGGCCAGTCTGAACGCCCTTTATTCCGAGCCGTCGTACAGCGGCCTGCGGGATATCTTGCCCGGACGACTTCTCGCCAGCCGGGGGGATGTGCATCCTGCGGTCGTGGCCCCAGTGTCGCCGTGCCTACCGCAGTTGTTGGGGGTATGGTCGCACGCCTGGTCCGTCATTTGGGGGCCACCGGGAACGGGAAAAACGACGAACGTTGGAAAACAGGTAGCGGAATGCCTGAGCGACCCGACCGAGCGACTGCTGGTGATTTCGACCACGAACAAATCGACCGACGAGTCGGCCTTCGCCGTTGGCCGTGCGGCCCGTAACCGGAACGCTCGTTCCGCCGATTCGGGCCGGATTCTTCGGGTCGGTAAGAGTGCCCACATCGAAGCGTATCAGGCGAATGGGCTGGAATGGCTGCTCAAGGGTGCGGAAACCGACCTTCTCCAACAGGTGGGCGTGCTACTGAAGAAGCTGCACGGAACTGCCATAACCCACGAGCGGGCGATCTTCCGCAAGCAGATTCAGCAGTTGAGGCGGGCAATGAAGGACGCCTCGTTCAACGCCTTCGCTTCGGGCGACGCACAGGTCGTTGTGGCGACCGCATTCAAGGCGATGACACTGCTAAACGACCCGGAGATGCGAGACGTGATCGCTGCCGGAAGCGCCCCGTTCACGACAGTAGTGATCGACGAGGCCGGTCTCATCTCACGAGCCGCCGTCGCCGCACTCTCGCTTTACGCAAGCAAGCGGGTGGTCTTGGCCGGGGACTCGAAACAATTGGCCCCGATCAGCCGGATCAGTCGCATCCTGCCGACCTCTCAAGCGACATGGTTGGCATCCAGCGGTCTGAGCCACCTGCGGTCCCTTCGACAAACACACGAAGCGGTTTGTCTACTGAGGGAACAGCATCGGATGCACCCGCACGTTTCAACCGTGGTTTCACAGTACCAGTATGACGGGCTGCTGGAAGACGGGGCGACCGTCCTGAAGCGTGCCTACCAGTGTGCCGAATTGCTAGCCGGACAGCCCCGGTCGCTCTGGTACGTACTAGACGATGACGGTGACGACGATCCCTCCATCCGAGCCGAGAGGGGGCCAGGGAATCGAAGCTGGGTCCGGGAGAAGTCCCGACTCGTGCTGAAGAAATTATTCTCGGATCAATCGCTGCGGAAGGCACGGGGGCTATACATCACCCCCTTCGTAGCCCAAAGCCAAGACATCCGAGCGTTCCTTGCGGAAGAAGGGATCGAGTCTTGGTCGGCAGCCACGGTCCACAGCCAGCAGGGGACCGAAGCCGACATCGTGATCTTCGACACGGTGAACGCCGGAAGCACGGCATGGCCGTTGGAGGAATGGAAGCGGCTGGTCAACGTCGGACTGAGCCGGGCAAGGGAGTTCGTGATCCTGTTGGCAACTCGGGCCGAGATGCGAGAGCCTTACCTCCGGTCGCTCATTCTGGACCTAGCACCACAGGTTTTGAAATGGTCGGGTAGTAGGTACGCATGGACCAAGGTCAAGCCAGATGTCGAGTACAAAGTCCCCGACGAGATCGCCGGGAACAGCGACCTGCTCGGGAATCAAATTTCCACCCGAAAGCTGTTGCGCCCTGTGATGAGCGCAGAGCAGCAACGGCTTTGCGGCTACAACATGGACGGTAAACCGAGACTCGTCCGTGGAGTGGCGGGGAGCGGCAAGACGGCGGTGATGGCCCACTGGATGGTGAAGACGCTGAGGCGGATGAAGCAGTCCGACTTGAAGATATGGGCGGTCTTCGCCAACCAGTCGCTCTCCGGGTTGATTTGGGACACGCTCAACGACGTTTGGACCGGCGAGGGGGAACAGGGACCGTTTCCCATCGAGCAGGTCGAGTTGTGGCACATCGGTATTCTCTGGAACAAGCTCAACGTGCGAATGGCAGGCGACGACCGCTTCGATTACAACGGGGCGGCGAAACTGCATCTGGAGAAAATTGGCCATCGGTCGCTACCTGCGATGTGCCACGCCATGTTCATCGACGAAGCGCAAGACATGGGACCGTATGCCCTCCAACTGCTCACCCGGCTTGTAGTCCAAAGCGACGACTCCAACACCAACACACGTTCCGTCAACATCTTCTACGACAATGCCCAAAACGTATATGGTCGCCCAACGCCGAAATGGTCCGAGATGGGGTTGGATATGCGAGGCCGGTCGTTCGTGATGCAGGAGAGTTTCCGCTCCACGAAGCCAATCACCGAGTTCGCTCTCAACGTCTTGTACCGCCTCCAGCCGTCCGAAAAGAGCGGCGACCACGGCGAGCTAATCGACCGAGGGCTGATCGAGCGGATCGACCGGAGCGGTGAGGAGTGGTGGAACGTGCGGTTCAACCAGACGCACGGCCCCGTTCCCATCGTGAAGCTGTACACGGAGATCGACGCCGAGTTCGACGCCCTCGGAGGCCAGTTGATTTCTTGGATCGTGAAAGACGGCGTGCCACCGAACGACATCTGTATCCTTTACAACAGTCAGACGATACGGATCCGCTTGGAATCTCAAGTCGATGCTAAACTCAGGACGGTCAATGCCCGGCTGGAAGTGCAGGTCGGCAAAGCCTTTACCCGTGACGCCAACACGGTGGTCGCTTCCACGGCGCAGTCGTTCAAGGGGTACGAGGCCGAGATCGTCGTGATCGCCGGTGCGGACAAGTTCGTCGCAAAAGAGCGAGGTATCCTCGCCAACAACCTTTACGTCGCCATGACACGAGCGAGATCGGTCTTGGCCGTCTTCGGGTACAGAGGTAGCTCTGAAGGCGGTAACCGGATCATGTCCGTACTCAAGGAATGCCACACTTTGTTGACAGAAGTTCCTGCGGTTCAAGCTGAATCCAGCATGTTGGACGTGGCTGAGGAATTGTTACGCAAGATCGGTGTGAAACATCGGGCGTGGCTAAAATCGGTGCTGAAAAAACAGACAATCGAACAAGACCCGATTTATGCAGACGACGGCGAAGTCATCGCAGACCCCTTGTTCTGGTTCGATCAAGACGGCATCCAGTACGCCTGTTTCGTGGAAGGGCCGAAACAGGCCATTGCGAATCGGCTGGAAGACGCCGGAATCAAGGTGCTGCTGCCTGGCGCTGGAATAGAGTGA
- a CDS encoding amidohydrolase family protein, producing MIDAHIHVVPPNLPGVGSLAPTLKLPPDAVAAAVAAEMRAAGVEQAFAMGEWSAPPDDPLGIEKTLKIAALVPGLKPIGVADPVKGADPDHLRRVEAELARGRVVALKGYLGYLHYEPAHTNYRRYYELAARYKIPVVFHAGDTYSPYAKLKYAHPLGIDEVAVDHPETRFVIAHAGNPWLADAAQVVYKNMNVWADLSGLVVGDASVFASDEYRDTLADLAANLRRAFRYAERPNRFVFGTDWPLIPIAPYRQFIASVIPSEYHPEVFADNARVLFRAMSS from the coding sequence ATGATCGACGCGCACATTCACGTCGTCCCGCCTAACCTGCCCGGCGTCGGGTCACTGGCCCCAACCCTCAAGTTACCCCCGGACGCCGTCGCGGCCGCGGTGGCCGCCGAGATGCGGGCCGCGGGCGTCGAACAGGCGTTCGCGATGGGCGAGTGGTCGGCCCCGCCGGACGACCCGCTCGGCATCGAGAAGACGCTGAAAATCGCCGCCCTAGTTCCGGGGCTCAAGCCGATCGGGGTGGCCGACCCCGTCAAGGGGGCGGACCCGGACCACCTGCGACGGGTGGAGGCGGAACTCGCCCGCGGCCGCGTCGTCGCGCTCAAGGGCTACCTCGGGTACCTCCATTACGAGCCCGCGCACACGAACTACCGGCGGTACTACGAGCTGGCCGCCCGGTACAAAATCCCGGTCGTGTTCCACGCCGGCGACACGTACTCCCCGTACGCGAAGCTGAAGTACGCCCACCCGCTGGGCATCGACGAGGTGGCCGTCGACCACCCGGAGACGCGGTTCGTTATCGCCCACGCCGGCAACCCGTGGCTGGCCGACGCCGCGCAGGTGGTTTACAAGAACATGAACGTGTGGGCCGACTTGTCCGGGCTCGTCGTGGGCGACGCGTCGGTGTTCGCGTCCGACGAGTACCGCGACACCCTGGCCGACCTGGCCGCGAACCTGCGGCGGGCGTTCCGGTACGCCGAGCGGCCGAACCGGTTCGTGTTCGGGACCGACTGGCCGCTCATCCCGATCGCGCCGTACCGGCAGTTCATCGCGTCGGTCATCCCGAGCGAATATCATCCCGAAGTGTTCGCGGACAACGCCCGGGTGCTATTCCGGGCTATGAGCAGTTAA
- a CDS encoding ArdC family protein has protein sequence MSIQTTDLRQRITDSIIEGIRTGCPAWRRPWAGGDIGRPANIVSRRAYSGVNVLALWGLAQERGFRSKFWGTYQQWQALGGQVRRRPDDIPQGHWGCRIIYCREVSRKRDSTDGERDEKYKLLRTYTVFNLDQVDGVSLEHVRYKPDTYSTVPNYQPAEHAMRATGADIRFGDRASYSRPGDYIQMPPREVFREAQEFYATVFHELAHWAEKRVGWSGSYAMGELVAEIAGCYTCSELAVPQSDDMTNHSAYVASWLREIEADPSTLMRAASQASKVTDYILSFSCTKKIAENVLIEVD, from the coding sequence ATGTCGATCCAAACCACCGACCTGCGGCAGCGTATCACCGACTCGATTATCGAGGGTATCCGGACTGGGTGCCCGGCCTGGAGGCGACCGTGGGCAGGGGGCGACATCGGCCGCCCCGCCAATATCGTCAGCCGACGGGCCTACTCCGGCGTCAACGTCCTCGCCCTGTGGGGACTCGCCCAGGAGCGGGGATTTCGCTCGAAATTCTGGGGAACTTATCAACAATGGCAGGCGCTAGGTGGGCAGGTCCGACGTCGACCGGACGACATCCCACAAGGCCATTGGGGGTGCCGGATCATCTACTGCCGGGAAGTCAGTCGGAAACGGGATAGCACTGACGGCGAGCGGGACGAGAAGTATAAATTGTTGCGAACCTACACGGTGTTCAACCTCGATCAGGTGGACGGTGTGTCTCTCGAACACGTTCGGTACAAGCCGGACACCTACTCGACCGTGCCCAACTACCAACCCGCCGAGCACGCAATGAGGGCGACGGGTGCCGACATCCGGTTCGGCGACCGGGCGTCTTACTCCCGACCAGGCGACTACATCCAAATGCCCCCCCGAGAAGTATTTCGGGAGGCGCAGGAGTTCTACGCAACGGTATTCCACGAGTTGGCGCATTGGGCAGAAAAACGGGTCGGCTGGAGTGGTTCGTACGCAATGGGCGAACTGGTGGCCGAGATTGCCGGATGCTACACCTGCTCGGAGCTGGCTGTCCCACAGAGTGACGACATGACAAATCACTCAGCCTACGTAGCGTCGTGGCTGCGAGAAATCGAGGCTGATCCGTCTACACTGATGCGTGCCGCTTCGCAGGCGTCGAAAGTAACTGACTATATACTTTCATTCAGTTGCACGAAAAAGATCGCAGAAAATGTTCTTATTGAGGTCGACTGA